One genomic segment of Helianthus annuus cultivar XRQ/B chromosome 14, HanXRQr2.0-SUNRISE, whole genome shotgun sequence includes these proteins:
- the LOC110904185 gene encoding 60S acidic ribosomal protein P2: MKVVAAYLLALLGGNTSPTAEDLKKILGSVGADAEDDKIELLLSEVKGKVITELIASGREKLASVPSGGGGVAVAAAAGGAAAPAAAAAESKKEEKVEEKEESDDDMGFSLFD; this comes from the exons ATGAAGGTTGTTGCTGCATATTTGTTGGCTCTATTGGGAGGGAACACCAGCCCTACTGCTGAGGATTTGAAGAAGATTCTTGGTTCAG TTGGAGCTGATGCAGAAGATGATAAAATTGAATTGCTTTTGTCTGAGGTTAAGGGTAAGGTTATCACCGAATTGATTGCATCTGGAAGGGAGAAGTTGGCTTCAGTTCCctcaggtggtggtggtgttgcaGTTGCTGCCGCAGCTGGTGGTGCTGCTGCACCTGCAGCAGCAGCTGCTGAGTCAAAGAAAGAAGagaaagtggaagagaaagaagaGTCAGACGAT GACATGGGCTTCAGTTTGTTTGACTAA